A window of the Plasmodium vivax chromosome 12, whole genome shotgun sequence genome harbors these coding sequences:
- a CDS encoding 60S ribosomal protein L27, putative (encoded by transcript PVX_117420A) — translation MGKLLKPGKVVIMLNGRRAGKKAIIINTYESQTRERPYSYCLVAGIEKHPLKVTKKMSKRKIMKRSKVKAFVKYINVNHILPTRYQVANDFDIKSLASDDVLRSKNKKKEVKKLGKMFRDKFLDPINKKTGEVSKDISFLHKKLYF, via the exons atgggaaaatt actGAAGCCAGGAAAAGTTGTTATCATGCTGAATGGACGTAGAGCGGGAAAGAAGGCTATAATTATAAACACGTATGAAAGCCAAACGAGGGAGAGACCCTACAGCTATTGCCTCGTCGCGGGAATAGAAAAGCACCCACTGAAGGTCACCAAAAAAATGTCTAAGAGGAAAATCATGAAGAGATCTAAAGTTAAGGCGTTTGTAAAGTACATTAACGTGAATCACATTCTCCCAACGAG ATACCAAGTGGCCAACGACTTTGACATCAAAAGCTTAGCCTCGGACGACGTCTTAAGATCcaagaataaaaagaaggaagtGAAAAAGTTGGGAAAAATGTTCAGAGATAA ATTCCTAGACccaattaacaaaaaaacgggaGAAGTTTCCAAGgacatttcatttttgcacaagAAACTATACTTCTGA
- a CDS encoding hypothetical protein, conserved (encoded by transcript PVX_117415A), with protein sequence MDERKDQSLSLPIPHFPVKLLFETDGYDFYKIKQREREESRSRGTTGVGDVLREGGASSLGSVCGSETESENERLFMSYLKSIAKRDTSNSRKGGGKGCRGHTGGSSRHSSSRHSSSRHTNSPHSSADHGGGAKCTKQPSAEEPGEEGPSLLASLNSKSHDDSELTGRQPCHLFEKHPDLPISKELRWEWIYHTPPGTFTPAKVRLNDFQEECQRVERRLRGGAPHIVTSIEGTQLAAPGDPLSKEAKAASCGPLIGALQSGVRCPNVGEIINHIVLHNCKNWQQKVDLEALRKEASNSKKERVLNRTKCFVPWLPPTEKNPFSKYQIIAKLKGKTLSKTFKLVCDFNNSLLKGVYINQNLLNTLYVGEAKRPLLVSPPLQNLSSNETFIISVSFYHPIRGIKIAEYEILSSQTLADLTDVFFCFDSSNYGLPQFEGSVYYIDGVLYPDLRSPSALDYSACILEFYKKKKESNFIRPPYKVLQHKAVIGQMEIPLYQRCCFLHQGNCEHRIIFNNIRQYNSLRDGESSKYPLRTFKPNIAKKLCLCCRKNMAQRIVLDCYLFKENPSYVCNCCFDLFLLDRQGHPVDALMKHFAYIDEV encoded by the coding sequence ATGGATGAAAGAAAAGACCAATCGCTCAGCTTACCCATTCCTCACTTTCCAGTGAAGCTCCTATTCGAGACAGACGGATacgatttttataaaattaagcAGAGGGAGAGGGAAGAAAGTCGTTCGAGGGGTACTACGGGGGTGGGAGATGTGCTGAGGGAAGGCGGGGCAAGCTCTCTGGGGAGTGTGTGCGGAAGCGAAACAGAGAGTGAAAATGAGAGGCTCTTCATGAGCTACCTCAAAAGTATTGCAAAAAGGGACACGTCTAACAGCCGCAAGGGTGGCGGCAAAGGTTGCAGAGGCCACACCGGTGGCAGTAGTCGCCATAGCAGTAGTCGCCATAGCAGTAGTCGCCATACCAATAGCCCCCACAGCAGTGCTgaccacggggggggagccaaATGCACCAAGCAGCCCTCTGCAGAGGAACcgggggaagaaggcccCTCCCTGCTGGCCTCACTAAATAGTAAATCCCATGACGATAGCGAACTGACGGGGAGGCAGCCTTGCCACCTTTTTGAAAAGCACCCAGATCTACCCATAAGTAAGGAGCTGAGATGGGAATGGATTTACCACACCCCCCCGGGGACCTTCACTCCTGCGAAGGTTCGGCTGAATGATTTTCAGGAAGAATGCCAGAGGGTGGAGAGGCGGCTACGCGGGGGGGCACCCCATATAGTCACCTCTATAGAAGGAACACAATTAGCCGCACCAGGAGACCCCCTTTCCAAAGAAGCCAAAGCCGCATCGTGTGGCCCCCTCATAGGGGCACTGCAGTCGGGAGTACGATGCCCCAACGTGGGGGAAATAATAAACCACATAGTGCTCCACAACTGTAAGAATTGGCAGCAAAAGGTAGATTTAGAAGCCCTGCGGAAAGAAGCATCAAAttcgaaaaaggagagagtACTGAACAGGACCAAATGCTTCGTACCGTGGCTCCCcccaacagaaaaaaatccatTTAGCAAGTATCAAATTATAGCCAAATTAAAAGGGAAGACCCTTTCGAAAACTTTTAAGCTCGTTTGCGATTTTAACAATTCGCTACTAAAGGGGGTGTACATAAAtcaaaatttgttaaatacTCTGTATGTGGGAGAAGCAAAGCGCCCCCTCCTTGTGTCCCCCCCACTGCAAAATTTAAGTTCAAACGAAACGTTCATAATTTCAGTCTCCTTTTACCACCCGATTAGGGGCATAAAAATAGCCGAGTACGAAATACTGTCAAGCCAAACGCTGGCCGACTTGAcggacgtttttttttgtttcgattcttcaaattatggGTTGCCCCAATTTGAAGGTTCCGTATACTACATTGATGGAGTGCTCTACCCCGATTTGAGATCACCCAGCGCGTTAGACTACTCAGCATGCATCTTAGAattttacaagaaaaaaaaagaaagcaattTTATTCGCCCCCCTTATAAGGTACTGCAACATAAGGCTGTCATAGGCCAAATGGAAATCCCCCTGTACCAGAGGTGCTGCTTCCTTCACCAGGGAAACTGCGAACACAGAATTATTTTCAACAACATTCGGCAGTATAATAGCCTGCGGGATGGGGAGTCTTCCAAGTACCCCCTCAGGACCTTCAAACCGAACATCGCAAAGAAGCTTTGCCTCTGCTGTCGTAAGAACATGGCGCAAAGGATCGTCCTCGACTGCTACCTCTTCAAGGAGAACCCATCCTACGTCTGCAACTGCTGCTTTGATTTGTTTCTGCTCGATCGGCAGGGCCACCCCGTGGACGCCCTCATGAAGCACTTCGCCTACATCGACGAGGTGTGA
- a CDS encoding hypothetical protein, conserved (encoded by transcript PVX_117425A), with the protein MGNKLCCINNDLQNSKSSIDIYKYDPREIYGDYDDWTLESWIDKYKNGNSIKVAFPDGNEIQCHFKIFLKERCFELSLDNKVRVIKFNDINCILHRNSCESLLESEQNLLKSPKVIGIRLISTLKAIAFAMDSPGEARMFYEFIEKYCLNG; encoded by the coding sequence ATGGGAAACAAACTGTGCTGCATTAACAACGACTTGCAAAACAGCAAGTCGAGcatagatatatataaatatgaccCCAGGGAAATATACGGAGACTACGACGACTGGACCTTGGAGAGCTGGATCGACAagtacaaaaatggaaactcAATTAAAGTGGCCTTTCCAGATGGTAATGAAATTCAGTGCCACTTTAAAATCTTTCTCAAGGAAAGATGTTTTGAGTTATCCCTAGACAATAAAGTTCGAGTCATCAAATTCAATGACATAAATTGTATACTTCATAGAAACAGCTGCGAGTCGTTACTAGAGTCGGAGCAGAACTTGCTGAAGTCCCCCAAGGTCATAGGTATTCGCTTGATAAGCACTCTTAAGGCCATTGCCTTTGCCATGGACAGCCCCGGAGAGGCACGCATGTTTTACGAGTTTATAGAGAAGTACTGCCTAAACGGTTAG
- a CDS encoding 30S ribosomal protein S10, putative (encoded by transcript PVX_117410A; Possible apicoplast targeted protein. Curated by Stuart Ralph, Walter and Eliza Hall Institute of Medical Research, Australia.) yields MAAFLRAVPQKNTSPRNARVYNNLEKVNTHIKDLDILNKWKENYHLRIVLNSYFSDHLQKAVLNVKEKVSQYPQFIIAGPIPQKTIKKRFTFLRSPHVDKDSREQFEIRQYGCKLDIFLNSSVSLRGSEFTNFLSVKLPRFVGFEYYFEENYKGLKKGEVQNLKKKKKYVSKYYTNLLNGKEKKKIVELLLENAKYMNVRLPRNVYDLYKFPLHILQHYYKKTMEKKKWYHENEDLMKKIESLSFD; encoded by the exons ATGGCAGCCTTTTTGAGGGCAGTCCCCCAGAAAAACACCTCCCCGAGGAACGCTCGAGTGTACAACAAC CTAGAAAAAGTCAACACGCATATAAAAGACCTGGACATTTTGAACAAGTGGAAGGAAAACTACCACCTCCGAATCGTCCTGAACTCCTATTTTTCGGACCACCTGCAGAAGGCGGTCCTAAATGTGAAGGAGAAAGTGAGTCAGTACCCCCAGTTTATCATCGCCGGCCCGATTCCCCAGAAGACCATAAAGAAGAG ATTCACCTTCTTGAGATCCCCCCACGTGGACAAGGACAGCAGGGAGCAATTTGAAATAAGGCAGTACGGCTGCAAGCTCGACATCTTTTTGAACTCCTCCGTCAGCTTGAGGGGCAGCGAGT TCACCAACTTCCTATCGGTGAAGCTCCCCCGGTTCGTGGGCTTCGAATACTactttgaagaaaattacaaaggactcaaaaagggggaagtccaaaatttaaaaaaaaaaaaaaaatacgtcaGCAAGTACTatacaaatttgttaaacggaaaggagaaaaaaaaaattgtggagTTGTTGCTCGAAAATGCAAAGTACATGAATGTGAGGCTGCCCAGGAATGTCTACGACTTGTATAAGTTTCCCCTGCATATTCTGCagcattattataaaaa AACcatggagaagaagaagtggtACCACGAAAATGAAGACTTGATGAAGAAGATCGAGTCCCTTTCATTTGACTAG
- a CDS encoding hypothetical protein, conserved (encoded by transcript PVX_117405A) — protein MMEGASQTNYHFSVKNVSFFKSALALLSVDDTKGNSTVRRSTGSNQSEGENCILFNLFEDGLMLRSWSKCKQIYCFLFLDSDCFSSYSILEKGAKHWEAKHGGKRRRRGSDVSTGGKNAPCGCHHSSGLSDGACSRCHTPRAKRCKRECEYMHSDEASQEGASQEGASQEGASHEEDTNSVNSDNLYTTHALSMESNSLIKLKAVSPLKVKPTQSSKREDENADEYSIRKRVYERVDGEKRSSSNSGVEFLVCQHELLRAVEFLEPILLNIKFDYANRKLILQLTDEDGDTSETFVRVIVDFYYEITKLEKHTFLQNEYNFFAIKSTTFSFYLDYLIRSNDQYITFYITEYANDSSAVLKMETKNRNYQRSVQLMPKENFQDFKSSKSQIFKYRIRDLSKINQALKISSHLRMDFQENGLLRFQFTLREYNMNGTHLCYFVQPLTDMSLLNFA, from the exons ATGATGGAGGGGGCCAGCCAGACGAACTACCACTTCTCCGTGAAAAACGTAAGTTTCTTCAAAAGCGCCTTGGCCCTCCTGAGCGTAGATGACACCAAAGGGAACTCCACCGTTAGGAGAAGCACAGGCAGCAACCAGtcggagggggaaaattgCATTCTGTTTAATCTGTTTGAAGACGGGTTAATGTTAAGGAGCTGGTCCAAGTGCAAACAGATTTACTGTTTTTTGTTCCTCGATTCTGACTGCTTTAGTAGCTACagcattttggaaaagggGGCGAAGCATTGGGAAGCGAAGCATGGGGGGAAGCGTcggagaagaggaagtgacgtctccacaggggggaagaatgCCCCATGTGGGTGTCATCACTCAAGTGGCCTATCCGACGGTGCATGCAGCAGATGCCACACCCCCAGGGCGAAGCGCTGCAAACGGGAATGTGAATATATGCACAGCGACGAAGCGAGCCAGGAAGGAGCGAGCCAGGAAGGAGCGAGCCAGGAAGGAGCGAGCCACGAAGAAGATACCAACAGCGTAAATTCGGATAACCTGTACACCACCCACGCCCTAAGCATGGAGAGCAACAGCCTAATCAAACTGAAGGCGGTGTCTCCGCTGAAGGTGAAACCCACGCAGAGCAGCAAGAGGGAAGATGAAAATGCGGACGAGTATTCTATACGAAAAAGGGTGTATGAAAGGGTCGATGGCGAGAAAAGGAGTAGCAGCAACAGCGGCGTTGAATTTCTGGTGTGCCAGCACGAACTGCTCAGAGCGGTGGAGTTCCTGGAGCCTATTCTGTTGAACATCAAATTTGACTACGCCAATCGGAAGCTGATTTTGCAACTGACGGATGAAGACGGGGACACGTCTGAGACCTTCGTCAGAGTCATCGTAGACTTCTACTATGAAATAACCAAATTAGAAAAACATACCTTTTTACAAAACGAATACAATTTCTTTGCCATAAAGTCCAccaccttttccttttacctAGATTACTTAATTAGGAGCAACGATCAGTACATTACGTTTTACATAACTGAATATGCCAACGATAGCAGCGCGGTGCTTAAAATG GAAACGAAGAACAGGAATTACCAGCGGTCCGTTCAGCTCATGCCGAAGGAGAACTTCCAGGACTTTAAGAGCTCCAAAAGTCAAAT ATTCAAGTACCGGATAAGGGACTTGTCAAAAATTAACCAGGCTCTCA AAATAAGTTCCCACCTCAGGATGGATTTCCAGGAAAACGGCC